One Hippoglossus hippoglossus isolate fHipHip1 chromosome 5, fHipHip1.pri, whole genome shotgun sequence genomic window carries:
- the pa2g4a gene encoding proliferation-associated protein 2G4a → MSDDEQAQTIAEDLVVTKYKMGGDIANQALRLVVETATPGVSVLSLCEKGDAYIMAETGKVFKKEKDMKKGIAFPTSVSVNNCVCHFSPLKSDSDYTFKDGDLVKIDLGVHVDGFIANVAHSFVVGASKENPITGRKADVVKAAHLCAEAALRLVKPGNQNTQVTDAWNKIAQSFKCSPIEGMLSHQLKQHVIDGEKTIIQNPSDQQRKDHEKAEFEVHEVFAVDVLISTGEGKARDGGLRTTIYKRDPSKQYGLKMKTSRTFFSEVERRFDAMPFTLRAFEDEAKARLGVVECAKHELLQPFSVLHEKEGEFVAQFKFTVLLMANGPHRITNGPFDPEFYKSEHEVQDPELRTLLQSSASRKTQKKKKKKASKTAENATGQPAEDTEAAG, encoded by the exons ATGTCCGACGACGAGCAAGCGCAGACCATAGCCGAGGACCTGGTGGTCACCAAGTACAAGATGGGGGGTGACATCGCCAACC AGGCTCTGCGTCTGGTCGTGGAAACAGCCACGCCTGGGGTGTCTGTTCTCAGCCTCTGTGAGAAGGGGGACGCGTACATCATGGCTGAGACCGGAAAGGTCTTCAAGAAGGAGAAGGATATGAAGAAAG GCATTGCCTTTCCCACCAGCGTCTCAGTCAATAACTGTGTTTGCCACTTCTCTCCCCTGAAGAGTGACTCTGACTACACATTTAAAGATGGGGATCTGGTCAAAAT AGATCTCGGGGTTCATGTCGATGGCTTCATTGCCAACGTAGCTCACAGCTTTGTTGTGGGAGCCAGTAAG gAGAACCCCATCACAGGACGTAAAGCCGACGTAGTCAAAGCGGCTCATCTCTGTGCAGAAGCAGCTCTGCGCCTTGTTAAACCTGGTAACCAG aACACTCAAGTGACAGACGCCTGGAATAAGATTGCTCAGTCGTTCAAATGCTCACCTATTGAGG gTATGCTGTCTCATCAGCTGAAACAACATGTCATTGATGGAGAGAAGACCATAATCCAAAATCCGTCAGACCAGCAAAG GAAGGACCACGAGAAGGCAGAGTTTGAGGTACATGAAGTTTTTGCTGTTGACGTTTTGATCAGCACTGGAGAAGGGAAG GCCAGAGATGGAGGTCTGAGGACCACCATTTACAAGAGGGACCCCAGTAAGCAGTACGGCTTGAAGATGAAAACCTCCAGAACGTTTTTCAGTGAAGTGGAACGACGCTTTGATGCCATGCCTTTCACTCTTCG GGCATTTGAGGATGAGGCTAAAGCCCGTCTGGGTGTGGTGGAGTGTGCCAAACATGAGTTGTTACAGCCCTTCAGTGTACTGCACGAGAAAGAGG GAGAGTTTGTAGCTCAGTTTAAATTCACAGTGCTGCTCATGGCCAACGGGCCTCACAGAATCACCAACGGACCCTTCGATCCAGAGTTCTACAAGTCAGAGCATGAAGTTCAGGATCCAGAGCTGAGG ACTTTACTACAGAGCTCTGCAAGCCgtaaaacacagaagaaaaagaaaaagaag GCTTCAAAGACGGCAGAAAATGCAACTGGTCAGCCAGCCGAGGACACCGAAGCAGcaggatga
- the erbb3a gene encoding receptor tyrosine-protein kinase erbB-3a encodes MTALMRKVKVLCVLLVCAPQLSCAQAPEVCFGTQNKLSMTGDSENQYNQMKERYTGCEIVMGNLEITMMEHHRDFSFLQSIREVTGYILFALNNFNRLPLDRLRVIRGNTLFENQWALSVMVNYQKEGQYGLQELGLTHLTEILEGGVQIIQNKYLSFAPQVNWLGIVKDATTPIVLTDNGPEKPCDKACGDVPCWGPGSDSCQILTKTVCAPQCNRRCFGKSPSECCHIECAGGCTGPLDTDCFVCRNFNNSGSCLPLCPQTLIYNKHTFKLEPNPNAKYQYEAMCVAQCPLNFVVDGSSCVSKCPPDKMEVEKRGVKRCEPCGGLCPKVCQGTGFPNKQTVDAHNIDSYINCTKIQGSLHFLVTGIKGDEYNNVPALDTEKLKVFNTVREITDYLCIQSWPKNMSDLSVFSNLQTIQGRSLYKGVSSRRAYSLLVMRLPSLTSLGLRSLQKIEKGDVYITGNKNLCYPDTINWTRIVISSSSPAKRQKPIDIKNNRPRNQCVSKGHECDPLCSSDGCWGPGPNQCLSCKNYRRGGTCVPDCMFITGERREFAAQSGECEPCHPECKVQEGKETCTGPGADQCVACASLQDGPHCVPSCPEGVMGGEGVIFKYPNKQGSCEPCHINCTKGCFGPGIGDCGGSSRYISGQETTAIVLGVIALIFASFSIFVLTVLYRRGIAIRRKRAMRRYMESGESFEPLEPGEKGAKVHARTLKPTELRKIKLLGNGVFGSVHKGIWIPEGDTVKLPVAIKTIHDRMGRQTFNGLTDHMLTMGSLDHINVVRILGICPGSSLQLVSQLSGQGSLLEHVKNRKNNLSPQRLLNWCVQIAKGMYYLEENRMVHRNLAARNVLLKSNYTVQISDYGIADLLYPDDKKYFFNEFKTPIKWMALESILFRRYTHQSDVWSYGVTIWEMMSYGVEPYTTMRPQEVPDLLEKGERLSQPQTCTIDVYMVMVKCWMIDENVRPTFKELANEFTRMARDPPRYLVIKEECSQQVTPLDEVAHWSADLEDLDELDIELKDQEREDVMDGKASASQCLSQSRSLSHVSRVDTHRVTLNPSSAAEYLPMTPGVDSPGQAMWQSRSRLNSARTVSESSEGCSTAVELEMCEDFPLAGSLKRRRNREDSAYMSQRDSMSGGPPETPSPEIEEEDQNGYVLPGESPERDNLLSSSRATSGRMGKSHSLGLLDDPDDEEYEYMNKQTPVLQMQNSHWLKRNKARTSSVSSQATACSSDTTPSLEVRGVHTRIKDNSESEQPGSNEVQYEYMDIRGGDKEEIPPAHEPPPPPIPAKLVAQVEDEDEEEEEGEEEEEDEYLEDSNYHYTNRQPKLRQALHDRKELHERENGEAYEYEDMDCFGASQPGDAVVYQNLRREGDGAVDGTEGNRSGFEPYVKVRAGVMPGEPAAGDRSFDNPDYWHSRIFLKS; translated from the exons ATGACTGCTCTCATGAGGAAGGTGAAGGTGCTGTGCGTCCTGCTGGTTTGTGCGCCCCAACTCAGCTGCGCTCAGGCGCCAGAAG tttgTTTCGGCACGCAGAACAAGCTGAGTATGACGGGAGACTCAGAGAATCAGTACAACCAGATGAAGGAGCGCTACACCGGCTGTGAGATAGTGATGGGAAACCTTGAGATCACCATGATGGAGCACCACAGAGACTTCTCCTTCCTGCAG TCTATCAGGGAGGTGACAGGCTACATCCTGTTTGCCCTCAACAATTTCAACCGCCTGCCTCTGGACCGGCTGCGCGTTATCAGGGGCAACACGCTGTTTGAGAACCAGTGGGCTCTGTCTGTGATGGTCAACTACCAGAAGGAGGGGCAGTACGGCCTTCAAGAACTGGGCCTGACACACCTCACAG AGATACTGGAGGGAGGAGTCCAGATCATCCAGAATAAGTACCTGAGCTTTGCCCCGCAAGTGAACTGGCTGGGCATCGTGAAGGATGCAACAACTCCGATTGTGCTCACGGACAACGGGCCTGAAA AGCCTTGTGACAAGGCGTGTGGAGACGTGCCATGTTGGGGTCCAGGAAGTGACAGTTGCCAGATCT TGACAAAGACTGTGTGCGCCCCTCAGTGTAATCGCAGATGCTTTGGCAAAAGCCCCAGCGAGTGTTGTCACATTGAGTGTGCAGGAGGATGCACTGGACCCCTGGATACAGACTGCTTT GTGTGCCGGAACTTCAACAATTCGGGCTCGTGCTTGCCGTTGTGTCCTCAGACCCTCATCTACAACAAGCACACGTTCAAACTGGAGCCCAACCCCAATGCCAAGTATCAGTATGAAGCCATGTGTGTGGCCCAGTGTCCTC TTAACTTTGTGGTTGACGGCAGCTCGTGTGTGAGCAAGTGTCCACCTGATAAaatggaggtggagaagaggggAGTGAAGAGATGTGAGCCGTGTGGAGGCCTCTGTCCAAAAG TTTGTCAGGGTACAGGATTTCCAAACAAGCAAACTGTGGACGCTCACAATATCGACAGCTACATCAACTGCACAAAGATCCAGGGCAGTCTGCACTTCCTGGTGACTGGCATCAAAGG TGATGAATATAATAACGTCCCAGCCCTCgatacagaaaaactgaaagtaTTCAACACAGTGCGGGAGATTACAG ACTACCTCTGCATCCAGTCATGGccaaaaaacatgtctgacctgTCAGTCTTCTCTAACCTCCAAACTATTCAAGGCAGATCCCTTTACAA AGGAGTGAGCTCTCGAAG GGCCTACTCTCTACTGGTGATGAGGCTCCCCTCTCTGACCTCTCTGGGCTTACGCTCACTACAAAAGATAGAAAAAGGCGACGTCTACATCACAGGAAACAAGAATCTCTGCTACCCTGACACTATCAACTGGACGCGCATAGTAATCAGCAGCTCCAGCCCCGCGAAACGCCAGAAGCCAATCGACATCAAGAATAACAGACCCAGAAATCAGTGCG TGAGTAAGGGTCATGAGTGCGACCCCCTGTGCTCCTCTGATGGCTGCTGGGGTCCCGGGCCAAACCAGTGTCTGTCCTGTAAGAACTACAGAAGGGGGGGAACGTGCGTGCCGGACTGCATGTTCATAACCGG GGAGAGGCGAGAGTTTGCTGCTCAATCAGGAGAGTGTGAACCCTGTCACCCCGAGTGTAAGGTCCAGGAGGGGAAGGAGACCTGCACAGGCCCG GGGGCAGATCAGTGTGTTGCATGTGCCAGCTTGCAGGACGGCCCGCACTGCGTCCCCTCGTGTCCTGAGGGCGtgatgggaggagagggggtcATCTTTAAATACCCCAACAAGCAGGGCAGCTGTGAGCCATGCCACATCAACTGTACCAAAGG GTGCTTCGGTCCAGGAATTGGAGACTGTGGAGGGTCTTCACGTTATATTTCTGG ACAAGAGACTACAGCCATTGTACTGGGAGTGATCGCCCTCATCTTCGCGTCATTCTCTATCTTCGTGCTGACTGTTCTGTACCGAAGAGGTATCGCCATTCGCCGCAAGCGAGCCATGAGGAGATACATGGAAAGTGGAGAG AGTTTCGAGCCTTTGGAGCCTGGAGAGAAAGGAGCTAAAGTCCACGCTCGGACCCTGAAGCCCACAGAGCTGCGTAAGATCAAGCTGCTGGGTAACGGAGTGTTCGGATCAGTCCATAAG GGTATTTGGATTCCTGAGGGGGATACAGTGAAGCTCCCTGTGGCCATAAAGACAATTCATGATCGCATGGGTCGACAGACCTTCAATGGGCTGACAGAC CACATGTTGACGATGGGAAGCTTGGACCACATTAACGTTGTCAGGATCCTGGGTATCTGCCCCGGGTCCAGCCTGCAGCTCGTCAGCCAGCTCAGCGGCCAGGGCTCCCTGCTGGAGCACGTCAAGAACCGCAAGAACAACCTCAGCCCGCAGAGGCTGCTCAACTGGTGTGTTCAAATCGCAAAG GGTATGTATTACCTGGAGGAGAACAGGATGGTCCACCGGAACCTGGCTGCCAGAAATGTGCTCTTGAAGAGCAATTACACCGTCCAGATCTCAGACTACGGCATCGCAGACCTGCTGTATCCTGATGACAAGAAGTACTTTTTCAATGAGTTCAAG ACACCGATCAAATGGATGGCCTTGGAGAGCATCTTGTTTCGCAGATACACACACCAGAGTGATGTCTGGAGTTATG GTGTGACAATATGGGAGATGATGTCTTACGGGGTAGAGCCGTACACAACAATGCGTCCGCAGGAAGTTCCTGATCTGCTGGAAAAGGGCGAGCGTCTCTCTCAGCCTCAGACTTGCACCATCGATGTCTACATGGTCATGGTCAAGT GTTGGATGATTGACGAGAATGTACGGCCAACCTTCAAAGAGCTGGCCAATGAATTTACCAGAATGGCCAGAGACCCGCCTCGATACCTGGTGATAAAA gAGGAATGCAGTCAACAGGTCACGCCCCTGGATGAAGTCGCTCACTGGAGTGCAGACCTGGAGGATCTGGATGAGCTAGACATTGAGCTGAAGgaccaggagagagaggatgtcaTGGATGGCAAGGCGTCAGCATCACAATGCCTGTCCCAGTCCAGAAGCCTAAGTCACGTCTCCAGGGTGGACACTCACAGA gtTACTCTTAATCCATCGAGTGCAGCTGAATATTTGCCTATGACCCCAGGTGTTGACAGCCCAGGACAG GCTATGTGGCAGTCACGCTCTCGTCTTAACTCAGCCCGCACCGTGTCTGAGAGCTCGGAGGGCTGCAGCACAgcagtggagctggagatgtGTGAGGACTTTCCTCTGGCAGGGAGCCTGAAAAGAAGACGCAATCGTGAGGACAGTGCTTACATGTCGCAAAGGGACAGCATGTCCGGGGGTCCACCAGAGACTCCGTCCCCAGAAATTGAGGAAGAAGACCAGAATGGATATGTGCTTCCTGGAGAAAGCCCAGAGAGAG aTAATCTACTTTCTTCATCTCGAGCCACTTCTGGCAGGATGGGCAAGTCTCATTCATTAGGCCTCTTGGATGACCCCGACGATGAGGAATATGAGTATATGAACAAGCAGACACCTGTCTTGCAAATGCAAAATAGCCACTGGCTGAAACGAAACAAGGCAAGAACTTCCTCCGTATCGTCACAAGCGACAGCGTGCTCAAGTGATACCACGCCGTCTCTGGAGGTCAGGGGAGTTCACACAAGGATCAAGGACAACTCTGAATCGGAGCAGCCGGGTTCTAACGAGGTTCAGTATGAATACATGGACATCAGAGGTGGTGACAAAGAGGAGATCCCTCCAGCacatgaacctcctcctcctccaatacCAGCGAAGCTTGTGGCACAggtggaggatgaagatgaggaggaggaggagggggaggaggaggaggaggatgaatacCTGGAGGACAGTAACTATCATTACACCAACAGACAGCCGAAGCTGCGACAGGCTCTTCATGACAGGAAGGAGCTGCATGAGAGGGAAAACGGCGAGGCGTATGAGTACGAAGACATGGACTGCTTTGGTGCCTCACAGCCTGGAGACGCAGTAGTGTACCAGAATTTGCGGAGGGAAGGAGATGGAGCAGTGGACGGCACAGAGGGGAATCGATCTGGGTTTGAACCTTATGTAAAGGTGCGAGCTGGAGTCATGCCTGGGGAGCCTGCAGCCGGCGACAGATCTTTTGACAATCCCGATTACTGGCACAGCAGAATCTTCCTGAAGTCCTAA